The Pyrenophora tritici-repentis strain M4 chromosome 2, whole genome shotgun sequence genome window below encodes:
- a CDS encoding PRE1, 20S proteasome codes for MMMSTGMLGEDGIHVDMNHLKKGEVNLGTSIMAINFKDGVILAADSRTTTGAYIANRVTDKLTQVHDTIWCCRSGSAADTQAVADIVHYHLGMYGTTNDEPPTTQTAAAIFQELCYSNKDQLSAGLIIAGWDHRHGGQVYSIPLGGSLHKQSYAIGGSGSTYIYGYCDANWKEGMTEEEGIKFVKGALSEAIKWDGSSGGVIRMVVLTGKGAQRHLYLPDQNYEGPGKQ; via the exons ATGATGATGTCTACTGGTATGCTGGGAGAAG ATGGCATCCATGTCGATATGAACCACCTCAAGAAGGGCGAGGTCAA CCTAGGAACATCCAT CATGGCCATCAACTTCAAGGACGGTGTCATATTAGCTGCCGACAGCAGAACCACAACTGGAGCCTACATCGCAAACCGAGTCACAGACAAGCTCACACAAGTGCACGATACCATCTGGTGTTGCAGGTCTGGGTCAGCAGCGGATACACAGGCTGTAGCAGACATTGTCCACTACCACCTGGGCATGTACGGCACCACCAATGACGAGCCCCCAACGACACAAACGGCAGCAGCCATATTCCAAGAGCTCTGCTACTCCAACAAGGACCAGCTCTC CGCTGGACTCATCATTGCCGGATGGGACCACCGACACGGCGGCCAGGTATACTCAATTCCACTCGGAGGTTCGCTACACAAGCAGTCGTACGCAATTGGCGGTTCAGGATCAACGTACATCTACGGTTACTGCGACGCAAACTGGAAAGAGGGAATGACGGAAGAAGAGGGCATCAAATTCGTCAAGGGCGCGCTCTCGGAGGCCATCAAGTGGGACGGCAGCTCAGGCGGTGTGATTCGCATGGTGGTGCTTACAGGCAAGGGCGCACAGAGGCATCTGTACTTGCCAGACCAGAACTACGAGGGGCCAGGAAAGCAGTAG
- a CDS encoding Hydrolase alpha-beta superfamily: MSSAFDTFVSYLRIPLLASSGVAALLSGLLYFKQNEIIYPRAFPPDARTNVPRPSQFAITDYEELFIPTPDGESLSAFFIRANKQHARNVTVLMFHGNAGNIGYRLPIAKILESELRCNVLMLQYRGYGLSSGNPNEKGLMIDAQTGLDYIRQRYELRDTKVVVYGQSIGGAVAIGLAARNQKEGDIAAIILENTFTSIKKLIPTAFPPARFLTPLCHQIWPTEETIPKITRIPILFLSGLKDEIIPPSHMTRLFDVCKAPKVWRELPNGSHNDTVAEPRYFQYIEEFLTEYVAR; the protein is encoded by the exons ATGTCCTCGGCATTTGATACTTTCGTGTCCTACCTGCGCATACCATTGCTTGCCTCTTCTGGAGTTGCAGCTCTGCTCAGTGGTCTTTTATATTTCAAGCAAAA TGAAATCATATATCCACGCGCTTTCCCACCAGACGCTCGAACAAACGTACCCAGACCCTCACAATTCGCCATCACCGACTATGAAGAGCTGTTTATCCCGACGCCAGATGGCGAGTCACTCAGCGCCTTCTTTATACGCGCCAACAAGCAACATGCGCGCAACGTGACAGTCCTCATGTTCCATGGTAACGCTGGCAACATTGGCTACCGACTTCCCATCGCCAAGATACTCGAGAGCGAATTGAGATGTAATGTTCTCATGTTACAATATCGCGGCTATGGTCTATCGTCTGGCAACCCAAACGAAAAAGGTTTGATGATTGATGCGCAGACCGGCCTGGATTACATTCGCCAGCGATATGAACTTCGAGACACCAAGGTTGTCGTCTATGGACAAAGTATTGGAGGCGCAGTTGCAATAGGTCTGGCCGCTCGCAACCAAAAGGAGGGTGATATTGCTGCCATCATCTTGGAGAACACCTTCACATCGATTAAAAAACTCATACCAAC TGCTTTCCCTCCAGCTCGTTTTCTAACCCCGCTTTGCCACCAGATTTGGCCGACTGAAGAGACGATTCCCAAAATCACAAGGATACCCATTTTGTTTCTCAGTGGTCTGAAGGATGAGATAATTCC GCCGTCTCACATGACGCGGCTGTTCGATGTCTGCAAAGCGCCCAAAGTATGGAGAGAATTGCCGAATGGCAGTCACAACGACACAGTTGCAGAGCCCCGCTACTTCCAATACATCGAGGAATTCCTGACCGAGTACGTGGCTCGTTGA
- a CDS encoding YT521-B splicing factor, translating into MDHATSTFAPAALKSPDSNAPFYSQLSALPQGQLRPDFRSPAHPNGHYQSQDHGASSLNMGAMAGALPEFGADDDASLNQQNVPRSLSGASTSAVAYQLGQNLQMSSHPSYGPGFAVGMHQQPFMPQHGSQYGAYPSFAPNQPRLAGATPMQAPYQNYQQASQYMYYPTPYAPQGQYNHGYAVQASHGQPMYGRRASLTNTGMQRQIADYSHMDGNFPGARMAHGNFSGDPAPYNAQFAPTPGMPRPGPVSSIPRGPPRKPKQSGHALWVGNLPPGTTVVALKDHFSRDATKEIESLFLISKSNCAFVNYRTEASCTAAMHRFHDSRFNGVRLVCRLRRSSAPASGVPTAPSAMIGQQKNASRPATPTQDGAADDLSGGAVESPSHKSTEEPKTSGDPASKYFIVKSLTLQDLELSVRNGIWATQSHNEDVLNKAFRSAENVYLIFSANKSGEYFGYARMASPILEDGALIISSVPKPETNIDAPDVPKSIATPATEWAPRGRIIDDSARGTIFWEAELSDAEEGDEEEAVTKTDKDEASQQVDGESPAVAQSWGKPFKIEWVSTNRLPFYRTRGLRNPWNANREVKIARDGTELEPSVGERLVQMFHRGPSAATVAAPVMPGGPVGMIPQMRSF; encoded by the exons ATGGACCACGCGACATCTACTTTTGCTCCAGCAGCTCTCAAATCCCCAGACAGCAATGCTCCCTTCTACTCTCAGCTCAGCGCCTTACCACAGGGCCAGCTTCGACCCGACTTCCGCTCCCCCGCACATCCGAACGGGCATTATCAGTCCCAAGACCATGGTGCGTCTTCCTTGAATATGGGCGCAATGGCCGGTGCATTACCTGAGTTTGGTGCCGACGACGATGCTTCACTCAATCAGCAAAACGTCCCACGGTCACTATCTGGCGCATCGACATCTGCGGTAGCATATCAGCTGGGCCAGAATCTACAGATGTCTTCGCATCCTTCGTACGGGCCCGGTTTCGCTGTAGGTATGCACCAGCAGCCGTTCATGCCTCAACATGGCTCGCAATACGGTGCTTATCCCTCTTTCGCACCGAACCAGCCCCGCCTAGCTGGAGCAACACCAATGCAAGCACCATACCAGAACTACCAACAGGCGTCACAGTACATGTACTACCCGACACCTTACGCACCTCAGGGACAGTACAACCATGGATACGCCGTACAAGCTTCACACGGCCAGCCGATGTATGGAAGAAGAGCGAGCTTGACGAACACTGGTATGCAAAGACAGATTGCTGATTACTCGCACATGGACGGAAACTTCCCAGGCGCCCGCATGGCTCATGGAAACTTCTCAGGGGATCCAGCACCTTACAATGCGCAATTCGCACCGACTCCTG GTATGCCTCGTCCAGGCCCTGTCAGTTCAATCCCCCGTGGGCCACCGCGCAAGCCCAAGCAGTCCGGACATGCACTCTGGGTTGGAAACCTTCCTCCTGGTACTACCGTTGTTGCTCTGAAAGACCACTTCTCCCGCGATGCCACAAAAGAAATCGAGAGCTTGTTTCTCATCTCAAAGAGCAACTGTGCTTTTGTCAACTATCGCACTGAGGCGTCATGCACAGCTGCAATGCATAGATTCCACGActcgcgcttcaatggcgtGCGCCTGGTCTGCCGTCTCCGACGCAGCTCTGCACCGGCATCTGGTGTACCCACGGCGCCTTCAGCTATGATAGGCCAGCAGAAGAATGCTTCTCGGCCAGCGACACCAACGCAAGACGGCGCTGCTGACGATCTTTCTGGAGGCGCCGTAGAGTCCCCGTCACACAAGAGCACGGAAGAACCTAAAACATCTGGTGACCCTGCTAGCAAGTACTTTATTGTCAAAAGTCTCACCCTGCAGGACTTGGAGCTCAGTGTTCGAAACGGCATATGGGCTACACAGTCCCACAACGAAGATGTTCTCAACAAGGCATTCCGA TCTGCAGAGAATGTCTATCTCATCTTCTCCGCGAATAAGTCGGGCGAATACTTCGGCTACGCCCGCATGGCGTCACCGATTCTTGAAGATGGTGCCCTCATCATAAGCTCGGTGCCAAAGCCCGAAACCAATATTGACGCGCCTGACGTGCCCAAATCCATCGCAACGCCCGCGACAGAATGGGCACCCCGAGGAAGGATTATTGACGACTCCGCGCGTGGCACCATCTTTTGGGAGGCAGAACTCTCCGACGCCGAAGAaggagacgaagaagaggctGTCACAAAAACAGACAAAGACGAAGCTTCCCAGCAGGTCGATGGGGAGTCCCCAGCCGTCGCGCAAAGCTGGGGCAAGCCATTCAAGATTGAGTGGGTCTCAACGAACCGCCTGCCCTTCTACCGCACAAGGGGCCTTCGCAATCCGTGGAACGCCAACCGCGAAGTCAAGATTGCTAGGGATGGCACTGAGCTTGAACCTAGCGTTGGAGAGCGTTTGGTGCAGATGTTCCACCGAGGCCCTTCTG